One stretch of Kiritimatiellia bacterium DNA includes these proteins:
- a CDS encoding class I SAM-dependent methyltransferase, translating into MSLRNDAVSWLRMMGLLRIVASIHQQWLNFVKWICRLRGKSPIDAIYHDRYFAAEEAWTEPSAKDVVDIILARFPVKSIVDVGCGSAVYLRHFQNAGLEVKGYEGSAVAIRRAQIDRSKIQQFDLTKPLRPDRRYEMAICFEVAEHLPESAADTLVENLIALSDLILFSAAQPGQGGVDHINEQPCSYWQAKFEARGFALDDAATTYLRRAFGRQGSVWWLERNILVLKKAPSPFFDHAGLSFESRVPPSQ; encoded by the coding sequence ATGAGTCTACGCAATGACGCCGTGAGCTGGCTCCGCATGATGGGCCTGCTTCGTATCGTCGCATCCATTCATCAGCAATGGCTGAACTTCGTCAAATGGATATGCCGCCTCCGTGGAAAATCGCCGATCGATGCCATTTATCACGACCGCTATTTCGCCGCCGAGGAGGCTTGGACCGAGCCTTCCGCCAAAGACGTTGTCGACATCATCCTTGCTCGGTTCCCGGTAAAATCCATCGTCGATGTCGGATGTGGATCCGCTGTCTACCTCCGCCACTTCCAAAATGCCGGTCTCGAGGTCAAGGGCTATGAAGGCAGCGCGGTTGCGATTCGGCGGGCGCAAATCGACCGGTCCAAAATTCAGCAATTCGACCTGACGAAGCCGCTCCGTCCCGATCGCCGTTACGAGATGGCCATTTGTTTTGAAGTGGCCGAGCACCTGCCCGAATCGGCTGCCGACACCCTGGTTGAAAACCTGATCGCGCTGTCGGACCTCATTCTGTTCTCGGCCGCCCAACCGGGACAGGGCGGCGTTGATCATATCAATGAGCAACCCTGCTCCTACTGGCAGGCGAAATTTGAAGCCCGCGGCTTCGCACTCGATGACGCAGCTACGACTTACCTCCGCAGGGCGTTCGGCAGGCAAGGTTCTGTCTGGTGGCTTGAAAGAAACATTCTCGTTTTGAAAAAGGCGCCCTCGCCTTTCTTCGACCACGCCGGTCTATCGTTCGAATCGCGCGTACCCCCATCGCAATAG
- a CDS encoding glycosyltransferase family 4 protein, with protein sequence MSNELASRPLRILTNQAYWQSPVWREKVDSIHPEHGRGLVREPPAWKQAWLMFRRRSHYDVVLTLGVRESMLYGLFCLLIGAESLQIMTEVFLDDERAGPVWHLKNRLYRRIARRALGVIANSRAEIDSISERYDIPRDRIRFVPINSTLADHPISHTDDGFILAAGRSHRDYPTLIAAVRSLKCRIVIICGRHDDIPAGEIPNATILRDVNYDIYLDHLRRCTLVAIPLRETRRATGQVVALEAMSLGKPVVATRVAGTVDYIQDGITGLLVPPGDVSAWHAALDRLLKDHALRERLAQEARAQIEARHSFDTHARLKLQAIRELFEKSRP encoded by the coding sequence ATGTCGAACGAATTAGCAAGCCGCCCTCTTCGCATCCTGACCAACCAGGCGTATTGGCAAAGCCCCGTCTGGCGCGAAAAGGTGGATTCCATTCATCCCGAGCACGGACGGGGGCTGGTTCGCGAACCACCCGCGTGGAAGCAAGCGTGGCTCATGTTCCGAAGGCGTTCCCACTATGATGTGGTACTCACCCTCGGCGTCCGCGAATCGATGCTGTACGGGCTTTTCTGCCTTTTGATCGGCGCTGAGTCCCTCCAGATCATGACAGAGGTGTTTCTTGACGACGAACGGGCCGGTCCTGTCTGGCATTTGAAAAACCGGCTTTACCGCCGAATCGCGCGACGGGCGCTCGGCGTGATCGCAAATAGCCGCGCCGAAATTGATTCTATCTCCGAGCGCTATGACATTCCGCGAGATCGCATTCGGTTCGTTCCAATCAATAGCACGCTGGCCGATCATCCGATATCGCACACCGACGATGGCTTCATCCTTGCGGCCGGCCGCTCACACCGCGATTATCCCACATTGATCGCCGCTGTACGCAGCCTGAAGTGCCGAATTGTGATCATCTGCGGGCGGCACGATGACATTCCCGCGGGGGAGATCCCGAACGCCACCATTCTTCGCGATGTCAATTATGACATCTATCTCGACCACCTTCGACGATGCACTCTCGTCGCCATCCCCCTTCGCGAAACGAGGCGGGCAACCGGCCAGGTTGTCGCACTTGAGGCGATGTCGCTCGGCAAACCCGTTGTCGCGACGCGCGTCGCGGGTACGGTCGACTACATTCAAGATGGCATTACGGGACTTTTGGTCCCGCCCGGCGACGTATCGGCATGGCACGCCGCGCTGGATCGCCTTTTGAAAGATCACGCGCTGCGTGAACGCCTTGCGCAGGAGGCCCGCGCACAGATTGAAGCCCGTCATTCGTTTGACACGCATGCCCGTCTCAAACTACAAGCTATCCGCGAGTTGTTCGAAAAATCCCGGCCATAA
- a CDS encoding glycosyltransferase has protein sequence MHIVFLLQDVSALYGAERATLLLARGLRGRGMRVSFVLLHESRLGPPPLALARALNDLRIDYHTIPVSGRISAAAVRRCRELFEQSKGTILHTTGYKAVLHALLCGVRPLVATVHGWLFRRDLKERFYESLEKFALRRFDAVICLSRYYEEKLLKVGIDRGRLWRIPTGYPTEDLPSASACAWPPPEPFTVLHVGRFSEEKNHDLLLRAVARLAGEGHRLQVLLAGEGPLRPQVERRIQQLGLAEQVICTGYQPLSELVPRAHALVLCSTIENLPMSLLEAMAWNRPVVATRVGGIPDLVEDGRTGFMVDAGNESALAEALRRLMAAPDVAAEMGRAGRKKLECEFSFDQMIERHCALYTGVLRRAG, from the coding sequence ATGCATATCGTCTTCCTCCTGCAGGACGTCTCTGCCCTTTATGGCGCGGAGCGGGCTACGCTTCTGCTGGCGCGTGGGCTTCGGGGGCGCGGCATGCGGGTCTCATTTGTGCTTCTGCACGAATCTCGTTTGGGGCCGCCCCCTTTGGCGCTCGCCAGGGCGCTGAACGACTTGAGGATCGATTATCACACGATTCCCGTGAGTGGGCGAATATCCGCCGCTGCGGTGCGCCGATGCCGCGAACTTTTTGAGCAGTCGAAAGGAACCATCCTGCATACAACCGGATACAAGGCTGTACTTCATGCCCTTCTGTGCGGCGTGCGCCCGCTCGTTGCGACGGTGCACGGCTGGCTTTTCCGTCGAGATTTGAAGGAGCGGTTTTACGAGTCCTTGGAGAAGTTTGCGCTTCGGCGGTTTGACGCCGTGATTTGTCTTTCGCGCTATTACGAAGAAAAGCTTTTGAAAGTCGGAATCGATCGAGGGCGCCTCTGGCGGATACCGACGGGGTATCCGACCGAAGATTTGCCCAGTGCATCCGCATGCGCCTGGCCGCCACCGGAACCGTTCACGGTATTGCATGTAGGCCGCTTCAGCGAGGAGAAAAATCATGACCTGCTGTTGCGCGCGGTTGCCCGCCTGGCAGGGGAAGGGCACCGCCTGCAGGTCCTATTGGCCGGAGAGGGCCCGCTTCGGCCGCAGGTTGAGCGGCGGATCCAGCAACTGGGTTTGGCGGAACAAGTCATATGCACGGGATATCAGCCCCTCTCCGAGTTGGTGCCGCGGGCCCATGCGCTCGTTCTATGTTCAACCATTGAGAATTTGCCGATGAGCCTGCTTGAGGCAATGGCCTGGAATCGGCCGGTTGTTGCCACGCGTGTGGGGGGTATTCCGGATCTTGTGGAGGATGGCCGCACGGGCTTTATGGTTGATGCGGGCAATGAATCCGCACTGGCTGAGGCGCTGCGCCGCTTGATGGCAGCGCCCGACGTGGCTGCGGAAATGGGCCGTGCTGGACGTAAGAAATTGGAATGCGAATTTTCGTTCGATCAGATGATTGAACGGCATTGTGCACTTTATACCGGTGTGCTCCGTCGTGCAGGTTGA
- a CDS encoding glycosyltransferase has translation MVVSFILVALNEARTLPASKTHLDRLSVPSGFSIETLLIDGGSADGTAELAARLGFSRIFVLPGASIPLCRNEGLREARGEWIAFLDADCLIQPDWLTRAAPLMLKHRPLVLGWPAEPPTPRTWVQEAWYLHWTNKNPAFEDESGEPVVKREGFRLITTRNMILHREVAEKLGGFDETLATGEDTDFVFRAHMSGIPCWGLPAMRAVHLGEPATLRAFFRQQVWHANRRAYQTIFRKSGMKIGGNAPLFTLIFVALFALMAGGAIATWWHPRAAWLIATLPLFLLSLAARTCARAKRWTMIPALAILYGAYGVARSLDLFGLSPRKVSWKTRR, from the coding sequence ATGGTTGTCAGCTTTATCCTCGTCGCTCTGAACGAAGCCAGAACCCTTCCCGCGTCAAAAACTCATTTGGACCGCTTGTCCGTTCCATCGGGCTTTTCAATCGAAACCCTCCTCATCGACGGCGGGAGCGCTGATGGTACTGCCGAACTCGCCGCCCGCCTCGGCTTCTCACGTATATTTGTCCTGCCCGGGGCATCGATCCCGCTTTGCCGCAACGAAGGTTTGCGGGAGGCGCGCGGCGAGTGGATTGCCTTTCTGGATGCCGATTGCCTGATCCAGCCGGACTGGCTGACGCGCGCAGCGCCGTTGATGCTGAAACATCGACCGCTGGTACTCGGTTGGCCCGCGGAGCCACCCACCCCCCGAACATGGGTCCAGGAGGCCTGGTACCTCCATTGGACGAATAAAAACCCGGCTTTTGAAGATGAATCCGGAGAGCCGGTCGTCAAGCGCGAAGGGTTCCGCCTGATCACCACCCGCAACATGATCCTTCACCGCGAGGTGGCCGAAAAACTCGGCGGATTTGACGAAACCCTCGCCACCGGTGAGGATACGGATTTTGTATTCCGCGCTCATATGTCCGGCATTCCCTGCTGGGGCCTGCCAGCCATGAGGGCCGTTCACTTGGGTGAACCGGCGACGCTGCGGGCATTCTTTCGACAGCAGGTATGGCATGCAAATCGCCGGGCGTATCAAACTATTTTCCGGAAAAGCGGCATGAAAATCGGCGGGAACGCTCCGCTGTTCACCCTCATCTTCGTGGCGCTTTTCGCTCTCATGGCTGGCGGGGCGATTGCCACGTGGTGGCACCCGCGCGCCGCATGGCTGATTGCGACGTTGCCGCTGTTCCTCCTGAGTCTTGCAGCGCGCACATGCGCACGTGCCAAACGCTGGACCATGATTCCGGCCCTCGCCATTCTGTACGGCGCCTACGGCGTGGCACGTTCTCTCGATCTCTTCGGCCTTTCCCCCCGCAAAGTCAGTTGGAAAACGAGACGTTGA
- a CDS encoding glycosyltransferase — protein HAVAVVANAKAIVEHFAKCGAPRQRFRLIPNILDTREFDEEARRGFPGKIAWEPTETIIKVARLDREKDHETFLRAAARVSARRPTAQFLLAGDGAERARLERLCQKLDLTGRVFFLGEVTEIPALLRTVAIGALTPSRNEGLSNTIMEYMAARLPIVATDVGGNRELVDPPRGGFLVAPGDDSAIAEALVRLLEDPLLRADMGVHNRARVEREFQPAIIAGHFCSLYADVLRGAGR, from the coding sequence GACACGCCGTTGCGGTGGTCGCAAACGCGAAGGCCATCGTGGAACATTTCGCGAAATGCGGCGCGCCGCGTCAGCGCTTCCGCTTGATCCCCAACATTCTCGATACCCGAGAATTCGATGAAGAAGCTCGGCGGGGGTTTCCTGGCAAGATCGCGTGGGAGCCGACTGAAACCATCATCAAGGTGGCCCGACTTGATCGAGAAAAGGATCACGAGACTTTCTTGCGCGCGGCGGCCCGCGTGTCGGCTCGACGCCCAACTGCTCAGTTTCTTCTCGCTGGGGATGGCGCTGAACGGGCTCGGCTTGAGCGATTGTGCCAAAAACTGGATCTGACCGGGCGCGTCTTTTTCCTCGGTGAAGTCACGGAAATTCCTGCACTTTTACGAACCGTTGCCATCGGCGCCCTCACGCCATCCCGGAATGAAGGCCTTTCCAACACGATCATGGAATACATGGCTGCGCGTTTGCCGATTGTGGCCACCGATGTGGGCGGAAATCGCGAATTGGTGGATCCGCCTCGAGGCGGCTTCCTTGTGGCTCCCGGCGACGATTCAGCGATTGCGGAGGCGCTGGTCCGGCTTCTTGAAGATCCTTTGCTGCGCGCCGACATGGGCGTGCATAACCGTGCGCGCGTTGAACGGGAGTTCCAGCCGGCCATCATAGCCGGCCATTTTTGCTCGCTATACGCGGATGTTTTGCGCGGAGCCGGCAGATGA
- a CDS encoding glycosyltransferase family 2 protein, translating into MTATRPEHFTLGIVIPCYNEEEVLPKLLAALEKFIGEAPYAIRVLFVDDGSRDRTEELLCAACSRQPAYAYLRFSRNFGHQTAVTAGLAHIPGEVIGVIDADLQDPLEALAGMVEKWRAGYDVVYGVRKNRKEGLLLRFAYAAFYRLLKKMANIEIPLDSGDFCVMDRRVVDVINAMPEHNRFIRGLRGWAGFRQIGFPYDRAARAAGKTKYTISRLLKLAFDGMISFSSVPLRLASLLGVLAALLGMVYLGYAVVVKILDPAAPIGWASTIAVIIFFGGIQLIVLGIIGEYLGRIFDETKRRPLYLIDRTGGWLGGTAPR; encoded by the coding sequence ATGACCGCGACGCGACCGGAACATTTCACCCTCGGCATCGTAATCCCCTGTTACAACGAAGAGGAGGTTCTTCCCAAACTACTAGCCGCTCTCGAGAAATTTATTGGGGAGGCGCCATATGCCATTCGGGTTTTATTTGTCGATGACGGCAGCCGCGATCGCACGGAGGAACTCTTATGCGCGGCTTGTTCACGACAGCCGGCGTACGCATATCTACGGTTTTCCAGAAACTTCGGCCACCAAACGGCCGTCACGGCCGGTCTGGCCCACATTCCCGGCGAGGTCATCGGCGTCATCGATGCCGATCTGCAGGATCCACTCGAAGCGCTTGCGGGCATGGTCGAAAAATGGCGCGCTGGCTACGATGTTGTCTATGGGGTCCGAAAGAATCGAAAAGAGGGCCTCTTGCTCCGCTTTGCCTATGCGGCGTTTTACCGCCTGCTCAAAAAGATGGCCAATATTGAAATTCCGCTGGACTCGGGGGATTTTTGCGTGATGGACCGCCGTGTCGTGGATGTGATCAACGCCATGCCGGAGCATAATCGCTTCATCCGCGGCTTGCGAGGATGGGCGGGTTTCAGGCAAATCGGATTCCCCTACGATCGGGCCGCTCGCGCGGCGGGTAAAACCAAATACACCATCAGCCGACTTCTGAAACTTGCCTTCGATGGCATGATCTCCTTCTCATCGGTCCCGCTAAGACTTGCCAGCCTGCTGGGCGTGCTGGCTGCTCTGCTCGGGATGGTGTACCTCGGCTATGCTGTCGTCGTAAAAATTCTGGATCCCGCCGCCCCCATCGGCTGGGCTTCAACCATCGCAGTGATCATTTTCTTCGGCGGAATTCAACTGATTGTGCTCGGCATCATCGGCGAGTATCTGGGCCGAATTTTCGACGAAACGAAGCGAAGGCCCTTGTACTTGATCGACCGCACCGGCGGCTGGCTCGGAGGGACAGCTCCTCGATGA